A single Deinococcus betulae DNA region contains:
- a CDS encoding YjgN family protein, which yields MIDAHAALSGLNSPRPEPASLSTPAVSHHALSFTGQAGEYFRVWIVNVALTLVSLGLYMPWARVRTRQYMYGHTWLDGQNFEYRANPWALLRGYLLVSGLAVLYSLALRSENTVFIVLGLVLLLVYAGFYPWLVRQSLRFQAVNTVHRGLRFSFQGSVGEAYVAYGAANVVSGLFGLALPWAWFMQRQYQVNNLAYGTARARFRGDVAPFFMIGLTGVGLVIGGGLVALLLVAIVGTLVAGLGNWGDISDLFEADTPPAAFFVAAGAIYLGALLLYAVAWQYVRAAVMAYVLNNAELGGVVRTGATFSPWRLVWIGVTNTAAQILTLGLATPWATIRRTRYVLEGIGVRSLVPLDTFTGQAAHEESALGEAASELLDIQVGF from the coding sequence ATGATCGACGCCCACGCGGCCCTCAGCGGCCTCAATTCTCCCCGGCCAGAGCCAGCGTCTCTGTCCACGCCGGCAGTCAGCCACCACGCCCTGTCCTTTACCGGCCAGGCCGGCGAATACTTCCGGGTCTGGATTGTCAACGTGGCGCTGACCCTGGTGTCGCTGGGGCTGTACATGCCCTGGGCGCGGGTGCGCACGCGGCAGTACATGTACGGGCATACCTGGCTGGACGGCCAGAACTTCGAGTACCGCGCCAACCCCTGGGCGCTGCTGCGCGGCTACCTGCTGGTGAGCGGGCTGGCGGTGCTGTACAGCCTGGCGCTGCGCTCTGAAAACACCGTTTTTATCGTTCTGGGCCTGGTGCTGCTGCTGGTCTACGCGGGGTTTTATCCCTGGCTGGTCAGGCAATCCCTGCGCTTTCAGGCGGTCAACACCGTTCACCGGGGGCTGCGCTTCTCGTTTCAGGGGTCGGTGGGCGAGGCCTACGTCGCCTACGGCGCGGCCAACGTGGTCTCCGGGCTGTTTGGGCTGGCCCTCCCCTGGGCGTGGTTCATGCAGCGGCAGTATCAGGTGAACAACCTGGCCTACGGCACGGCCCGCGCCCGCTTTCGCGGGGACGTGGCGCCCTTCTTTATGATTGGACTGACCGGCGTGGGGCTGGTGATCGGCGGCGGCCTGGTGGCCCTGCTGCTGGTCGCCATCGTGGGCACGCTGGTCGCTGGGCTGGGCAATTGGGGGGATATCAGCGATCTGTTTGAGGCCGACACCCCTCCTGCGGCCTTCTTCGTGGCGGCCGGAGCCATCTATCTAGGCGCCCTGCTGCTGTACGCCGTGGCCTGGCAGTATGTGCGCGCCGCTGTGATGGCTTATGTGCTGAACAACGCCGAGCTGGGCGGCGTGGTGCGCACCGGCGCGACGTTCTCGCCGTGGCGTCTGGTGTGGATTGGCGTGACCAACACGGCCGCGCAGATTCTGACCCTGGGGCTGGCTACTCCCTGGGCGACCATTCGCCGCACGCGCTATGTCCTTGAAGGCATTGGGGTGCGCAGCTTGGTGCCGCTGGACACCTTCACCGGCCAGGCCGCGCACGAGGAATCCGCCTTGGGTGAAGCGGCCTCTGAGCTGCTGGACATTCAGGTGGGGTTCTGA
- a CDS encoding RluA family pseudouridine synthase, with protein sequence MSASRAPLLPPTEKPRVVVEHPDFYVVQKPALWLTHPVRARVDVPDVLTYLRRTTGEPDLAPPHRLDRETSGAQVLSRDREAAQRFFTLFKTHLVGKTYLAIVHGTPDWERQTLDAPLGDLGLGGANRIAIRQAVVPDGRPAVTDFRVVERRAGHALIEAFPRSGRLHQIRAHLAHLGLPMVGDKIYGRDPSVFLEFMEVGQTPELTARLGLPRQALHAARIAFPWGGTQFSAQVPLASDLQAYWDALLPG encoded by the coding sequence ATGAGTGCCTCTCGCGCGCCACTACTACCCCCCACCGAAAAGCCGCGTGTGGTGGTTGAGCACCCTGATTTTTACGTGGTGCAAAAACCCGCGCTGTGGCTGACCCATCCGGTGCGGGCGCGGGTTGACGTGCCAGACGTCTTAACCTACCTGCGCCGCACCACGGGCGAACCCGACCTGGCCCCGCCGCACCGGCTGGACCGCGAGACCAGCGGCGCGCAGGTACTGTCCCGCGACCGCGAAGCTGCGCAGCGCTTTTTTACCCTGTTCAAGACGCATCTGGTGGGCAAAACGTACCTGGCCATCGTGCATGGCACACCGGACTGGGAGCGCCAAACCCTGGACGCTCCCCTGGGCGACCTGGGACTGGGTGGCGCCAACCGGATTGCCATTCGGCAGGCGGTGGTGCCGGACGGCCGCCCGGCGGTCACGGACTTCCGGGTGGTCGAGCGGCGGGCCGGCCACGCGCTGATAGAAGCCTTTCCCCGCAGTGGACGCCTGCACCAGATTCGCGCGCATCTGGCGCACCTGGGGTTGCCCATGGTGGGGGACAAGATCTATGGCCGCGACCCCAGTGTCTTTCTGGAGTTCATGGAGGTGGGCCAGACCCCGGAACTCACGGCCCGTCTGGGGCTGCCCCGGCAGGCGCTGCATGCCGCGCGCATCGCCTTTCCGTGGGGGGGCACGCAGTTCAGCGCGCAGGTACCCCTGGCCAGCGATCTTCAGGCGTACTGGGACGCGCTGCTGCCGGGGTAA
- a CDS encoding NADPH-dependent FMN reductase — protein sequence MKLTVLSTSLDPDSRSAWLCDLTAAQLRRAGHEVTHLDLRAQPLPPFDNVQGPGGCYDHPYAARYHQAIREADGVFLGVPVYNWGLGSGVKALVELTGSSDEARGLHGAWFDQPVTFLVSGGLDHGYLSHGAFAFGLMVDFRCVVNPDFVYATGAHWTAPGIPNEWLAARLERTVARGVDLAGRLRDRPYRSVWEL from the coding sequence GTGAAGTTGACGGTTCTTTCCACCAGCCTGGACCCGGACAGCCGCAGCGCGTGGCTCTGCGACCTGACTGCCGCGCAGTTGCGCCGCGCCGGGCACGAGGTGACGCACCTGGACCTGCGCGCCCAGCCGCTCCCGCCCTTTGACAATGTGCAGGGGCCGGGCGGCTGCTACGACCACCCCTATGCCGCGCGGTATCACCAGGCTATCCGCGAGGCCGACGGGGTGTTTCTGGGGGTGCCGGTCTACAACTGGGGGTTGGGGTCGGGGGTCAAGGCGCTGGTGGAACTGACGGGCAGCAGCGACGAGGCGCGCGGCCTGCACGGCGCCTGGTTTGACCAGCCCGTGACCTTTCTGGTGTCGGGCGGCCTGGACCACGGCTACCTCAGCCACGGCGCCTTTGCCTTTGGCCTGATGGTGGACTTCCGCTGCGTGGTCAACCCGGACTTCGTGTATGCCACGGGCGCGCACTGGACCGCGCCGGGGATACCCAACGAGTGGCTGGCCGCGCGGCTGGAACGCACAGTGGCGCGGGGCGTGGATCTGGCCGGGCGCCTGCGCGACCGCCCCTACCGCAGCGTGTGGGAACTGTGA
- a CDS encoding pyridoxamine 5'-phosphate oxidase family protein — protein sequence MTTTREEALNKVGELIQDVKFAMLTVTDEHGHLKGHPMTTQDVEFDGDIWFLGGKDTEQVRNMGARPQVNVSYSRPDKGIYVSVRGAASLVENRAKLEQVWSDFYKAYFPEGIDDPNIQLIRIEADGAEYWESDGKVRSLIGLAKGLLTGKEAKQGENETVNL from the coding sequence ATGACCACGACCCGCGAGGAAGCCCTGAACAAAGTGGGCGAGCTGATTCAAGACGTGAAGTTTGCCATGCTGACCGTAACGGACGAACACGGCCACCTGAAGGGCCACCCTATGACCACGCAGGACGTGGAATTTGACGGCGACATCTGGTTCCTGGGTGGCAAGGACACCGAGCAGGTGCGCAACATGGGCGCCCGGCCACAGGTCAATGTCAGCTACTCGCGCCCCGATAAAGGCATCTACGTAAGTGTGCGCGGCGCGGCCAGCCTGGTCGAGAACCGCGCCAAGCTGGAACAGGTCTGGAGTGACTTCTACAAGGCCTATTTCCCCGAAGGCATTGATGACCCCAACATTCAGCTCATTCGTATTGAAGCCGATGGCGCCGAATACTGGGAAAGCGACGGCAAGGTGCGCAGCCTGATTGGGCTCGCCAAGGGCCTGCTGACCGGCAAGGAAGCCAAGCAGGGCGAGAACGAAACCGTCAATCTGTAA
- a CDS encoding gamma carbonic anhydrase family protein yields the protein MPRYALDGHVPDIHPSAFLAPSADIIGQVTVAAQASVWYGAVLRGDLEAITVGPGSNVQDGAVLHTDAGWPCTLMERVTVGHRAVVHGATCGPGSLVGMGAIMLSGSSLGAGAMLGAGAVLPEGAHVPDGMLAVGVPARVVRPAPSGGNAQRYIHNAARFRDGARRLDDGASELTLGAAPLPEAQ from the coding sequence ATGCCCCGCTACGCCCTGGACGGGCACGTCCCCGATATCCACCCCTCTGCGTTTCTGGCGCCCAGTGCCGACATCATCGGTCAGGTGACGGTCGCGGCGCAGGCCAGCGTGTGGTACGGCGCGGTGCTGCGCGGCGACCTGGAAGCCATCACGGTGGGGCCCGGCAGCAACGTGCAGGACGGCGCGGTCCTGCACACCGACGCGGGCTGGCCCTGCACCCTGATGGAGCGGGTCACGGTGGGCCACCGGGCCGTGGTTCACGGCGCCACCTGTGGGCCGGGCAGTCTGGTCGGCATGGGGGCCATCATGCTCAGTGGGTCCAGCCTGGGCGCGGGCGCCATGCTTGGGGCCGGGGCGGTGCTACCCGAGGGCGCCCATGTGCCAGACGGCATGTTGGCGGTGGGGGTGCCGGCACGGGTGGTGCGCCCCGCCCCCAGCGGCGGAAACGCGCAGCGCTACATTCACAATGCGGCGCGCTTCCGGGACGGCGCGCGGCGCCTGGATGACGGGGCCAGCGAGCTGACGCTGGGCGCCGCGCCGCTGCCCGAGGCGCAGTAA
- a CDS encoding MFS transporter, translating into MTALSPERPRVSPWVLSAFWFGTAFHWLLLLLILMPANVVTFVGDERKGTYLGLLAGIGAIMALVLPPLVGAHSDRTGKRLPYLKLGLGVNLAGLGVMALAVTLVPGLPGFWVYLLGFLLVQFGNNYATAPYSALIPELVRPEARGRYSGVMAMLQALGQLLAAVSAFAVGALHLPVLASFVLIAAMLFVPALVTLRGVPEPDTVVARDPHAPTLSWQQLFAHQPFLWVFVTRVLFALGQYSVQPFLQYYNKDVLRQSDPGTSTSIMLACIIVGSIASALVGGRISDRIGRKPVIYVAGSVMAGAALLLLVAPSFGAALALALAFGLGYGAFSSVDWALGSDAMPSQSSFARDMGIWHVAFVGPQMTSAPQGALLDWGNAQGGNLGYTLVFGIAALFFVLGVVLVRNVPERAHARAAA; encoded by the coding sequence ATGACTGCCCTGTCCCCCGAACGCCCGCGCGTCAGCCCGTGGGTGCTGTCTGCGTTCTGGTTTGGCACCGCCTTTCACTGGCTGCTGCTGCTGCTGATCCTGATGCCCGCCAACGTGGTGACCTTTGTGGGGGACGAGCGCAAGGGCACGTACCTGGGCCTGCTGGCCGGCATTGGGGCCATCATGGCGCTCGTGCTGCCGCCGCTGGTGGGCGCCCACAGCGACCGCACCGGCAAGCGGCTGCCGTACCTGAAGTTGGGGCTGGGCGTCAATCTGGCCGGTCTGGGGGTGATGGCGCTGGCCGTGACCCTGGTGCCGGGCCTGCCGGGCTTCTGGGTGTACCTGCTGGGCTTCTTGCTGGTGCAGTTTGGCAACAACTACGCCACTGCCCCGTATTCCGCCCTGATTCCCGAACTGGTGCGCCCCGAGGCGCGGGGGCGTTACAGCGGCGTGATGGCCATGTTGCAGGCGCTGGGGCAACTGCTGGCGGCCGTGTCGGCGTTTGCGGTGGGCGCCCTGCACCTGCCTGTTCTGGCCTCGTTCGTCCTCATTGCCGCCATGCTCTTTGTGCCCGCGCTGGTCACCCTGCGCGGCGTCCCTGAACCCGATACGGTGGTGGCCCGCGATCCACACGCGCCGACCCTCAGCTGGCAGCAGCTATTCGCCCACCAGCCCTTCTTGTGGGTTTTTGTCACGCGGGTGCTGTTTGCGCTGGGGCAGTATTCGGTGCAGCCCTTCTTGCAGTACTACAACAAGGACGTGCTGCGTCAGAGTGACCCCGGCACCAGCACCAGCATCATGCTGGCGTGCATCATCGTGGGCAGTATCGCCTCGGCGCTGGTGGGGGGGCGGATCAGCGACCGCATTGGGCGCAAACCCGTGATTTACGTGGCGGGCAGCGTGATGGCCGGGGCGGCCCTGCTGCTGCTGGTGGCCCCCAGCTTTGGCGCGGCGCTGGCCCTGGCGCTGGCCTTTGGTCTGGGCTACGGCGCCTTTAGTTCGGTGGACTGGGCACTGGGCAGCGACGCCATGCCCAGCCAGAGCAGCTTTGCCCGTGACATGGGCATCTGGCATGTTGCGTTCGTGGGCCCGCAGATGACAAGTGCGCCGCAGGGCGCCCTGCTGGACTGGGGCAACGCGCAGGGCGGCAATCTGGGCTACACCCTGGTTTTCGGCATTGCCGCGCTGTTTTTTGTGCTGGGCGTGGTGCTGGTCAGAAACGTTCCCGAGCGCGCCCACGCCCGCGCGGCGGCCTGA
- a CDS encoding M48 family metallopeptidase: MTGTTVMRVSGVYFDGRSSRPHPAQAELSAGGAALTLTGEGPQGLYRWAASQVSVDPAIPGVRRSLKFPDGSRFETPDDDAVRRWERLTGRNRVLSGVRGLEARWSSALGALVVAGALMGAFVVWGIPALAAQAANVTPRSVLATFDRETLELLEHEDLLGPSELSAARQAQLQAAFAPVRDWAGGGYPYRLLLRDGEPGNKAGLGANAFALPNGTIVMTDQLVALARSDRELIGVLAHETGHVTGRHGVATVYQALGISLVVTVLTGDLVSASTFAAAVPAAILQSGYSRAAETGADRVAAAYMERAYGTTAPLQAILRRLEEEDDQGPEDASLLDVLRSHPVTEERIELLKSLDK; encoded by the coding sequence ATGACCGGCACGACGGTCATGCGCGTCAGTGGCGTGTATTTCGATGGCCGCAGCAGCCGCCCCCACCCGGCCCAGGCCGAGCTGAGCGCCGGAGGCGCCGCCCTGACCCTAACCGGCGAGGGGCCGCAGGGGCTGTATCGCTGGGCCGCCTCACAGGTCAGCGTGGACCCGGCCATTCCCGGTGTGCGCCGTAGCCTGAAGTTTCCCGACGGCAGCCGCTTTGAAACCCCCGACGACGACGCTGTGCGCCGCTGGGAACGCCTGACCGGCCGCAACCGCGTCCTGAGTGGCGTGCGCGGCCTGGAGGCCCGCTGGAGCAGCGCCCTGGGCGCCCTGGTGGTGGCCGGCGCCCTGATGGGCGCTTTTGTGGTCTGGGGCATTCCGGCCCTGGCGGCGCAGGCGGCCAACGTGACCCCGCGCAGCGTCCTGGCCACCTTTGACCGCGAAACGCTGGAATTGCTGGAGCACGAGGATCTGCTGGGACCGTCCGAGCTGAGCGCCGCCCGGCAGGCCCAGTTACAGGCCGCCTTTGCCCCGGTGCGCGACTGGGCCGGGGGCGGCTACCCTTACCGTCTGCTGCTGCGCGACGGCGAACCGGGCAATAAGGCCGGGCTGGGGGCCAACGCCTTTGCCCTGCCCAACGGCACCATTGTGATGACCGACCAGCTGGTGGCGCTGGCGCGCAGTGACCGCGAACTGATTGGCGTGCTGGCCCACGAAACCGGGCATGTCACCGGACGGCATGGGGTGGCGACGGTGTATCAGGCGCTGGGTATCTCGCTGGTCGTGACTGTGCTGACGGGCGACCTGGTGAGCGCCAGCACCTTTGCAGCGGCAGTGCCAGCGGCCATCTTGCAAAGCGGCTATTCACGCGCCGCCGAAACTGGGGCCGACCGGGTGGCGGCGGCCTACATGGAGCGCGCCTACGGCACCACGGCGCCGCTTCAGGCCATCCTGAGACGGCTGGAAGAGGAAGACGACCAGGGGCCAGAAGACGCCTCGCTGCTGGACGTGCTGCGGTCTCACCCGGTCACCGAGGAACGCATCGAACTGCTCAAATCGCTGGATAAGTAA
- a CDS encoding cold-shock protein, with protein MAQGRVKWFNVEKGYGFIEHPGNPDVFVHYSAIQSGGFRKLNEGDEVDFEVEAGQGSKGPQAKNVVVTTAAPAPAGGDMARSSRW; from the coding sequence ATGGCGCAAGGTCGAGTGAAGTGGTTTAACGTCGAGAAGGGCTACGGCTTCATCGAGCATCCCGGCAACCCGGACGTGTTCGTGCATTACAGCGCCATCCAGAGCGGCGGCTTTCGCAAGCTGAACGAGGGCGATGAAGTGGACTTTGAAGTCGAGGCCGGGCAGGGCAGCAAGGGCCCCCAGGCCAAAAATGTCGTGGTGACCACGGCCGCGCCAGCTCCGGCTGGTGGGGACATGGCCCGCAGCAGCCGCTGGTAG